A genomic region of Streptomyces sp. R33 contains the following coding sequences:
- a CDS encoding xanthine dehydrogenase small subunit: MVAARITVNGKETPISPAAPHTTVLDFLRERGLTGTKEGCAEGECGACSVLVARPGVNKPTDWVAVNACLVPVAALDGQEVITSEGLATAGESGTPAALHPVQEEMAVRGGSQCGYCTPGFICSMASEYYRPDRCAHPDPADATTTTGTGTGTGTGTEHGPNGFDLHALSGNLCRCTGYRPIRDAAFAVGAPAEDDPLAQRREQSPPEPVSTAYTRGESAFLRPSTLADALQLLRERTDAVVVAGSTDWGVEVNIRSRRANCVVAVDRLPELREMRVESDHIEIGAAQTLTEIERRLDGSVPLLAELFPQFASRLIRNSATLGGNLGTGSPIGDSPPVLLALEASVVLADADGEREVPLSDYFTGYRQSVRRPGELIRAVRIPLPLSPVAAFHKIAKRRFDDISSVAVAFALDIEDGIVRKARIGLGGVAATPIRALATEAALEGKPWAAQTVEAASQVLQAQGTPMDDHRASAGYRSAMLGQSLLKLYAQTTEAVSS, encoded by the coding sequence GTGGTAGCGGCGCGGATCACGGTCAACGGGAAAGAAACACCGATTTCACCGGCTGCACCCCACACCACAGTGCTCGATTTCCTGCGCGAGCGTGGCCTCACCGGCACGAAGGAGGGCTGCGCCGAGGGTGAATGCGGCGCCTGTTCCGTCCTCGTGGCCCGTCCCGGGGTGAACAAGCCCACTGACTGGGTGGCGGTCAACGCCTGCCTGGTCCCGGTCGCGGCGCTCGACGGTCAGGAGGTCATCACCTCCGAAGGCCTCGCCACCGCCGGCGAGTCCGGCACTCCGGCCGCGTTGCACCCCGTGCAGGAGGAGATGGCCGTCCGCGGCGGTTCCCAATGTGGTTACTGCACACCCGGATTCATCTGCAGCATGGCCTCCGAGTACTACCGACCCGACCGCTGCGCGCACCCGGACCCGGCCGACGCCACCACCACCACCGGCACCGGCACCGGCACCGGCACCGGCACCGAGCACGGTCCGAACGGTTTCGATCTGCACGCGCTGAGCGGAAACCTGTGCCGCTGCACCGGCTACCGCCCGATCCGCGACGCCGCGTTCGCCGTCGGTGCGCCCGCCGAGGACGACCCCCTGGCGCAGCGTCGCGAGCAGTCCCCGCCCGAGCCGGTCTCCACCGCATACACCCGGGGCGAGAGCGCGTTCCTGCGGCCGAGCACCCTGGCCGATGCGCTGCAGCTGCTGCGCGAGCGGACCGACGCGGTGGTCGTCGCCGGGAGCACCGATTGGGGTGTGGAGGTGAACATCCGTTCCCGCCGGGCGAATTGTGTGGTCGCGGTCGACCGTCTGCCCGAACTGCGGGAGATGCGGGTCGAATCCGACCACATCGAGATCGGGGCGGCGCAGACCCTCACGGAGATCGAACGCCGCCTCGACGGCAGCGTCCCGCTGCTGGCAGAGCTGTTCCCGCAGTTCGCCTCCCGGCTCATCCGCAACAGTGCGACCCTCGGCGGCAATCTGGGTACCGGGTCCCCCATCGGTGACAGCCCGCCGGTACTGCTCGCGCTGGAGGCATCGGTGGTACTCGCCGACGCCGACGGCGAGCGCGAGGTCCCCCTCTCCGACTACTTCACCGGCTACCGGCAGAGCGTGCGCCGTCCCGGCGAGTTGATCCGCGCGGTGCGCATCCCCCTGCCGCTGTCGCCCGTCGCGGCCTTCCACAAGATCGCCAAACGCCGCTTCGACGACATCTCCAGCGTGGCGGTCGCTTTCGCGCTCGACATCGAGGACGGGATCGTGCGCAAGGCACGCATCGGCCTGGGCGGCGTGGCCGCCACCCCGATCCGCGCCCTCGCCACCGAGGCGGCCCTGGAGGGCAAGCCGTGGGCGGCCCAGACCGTCGAGGCCGCGTCCCAGGTGCTGCAGGCCCAGGGCACGCCCATGGACGATCACCGCGCCAGCGCCGGGTACCGCTCCGCGATGCTCGGCCAGAGCCTGCTGAAGCTGTACGCGCAAACCACCGAGGCGGTGTCGTCATGA
- the xdhB gene encoding xanthine dehydrogenase molybdopterin binding subunit: MSQLSERPEMPVVGVSMPHESANLHVTGTALYTDDLVHRTKDVLHAYPVQVMKAHGRITALRTEPALAVPGVVRVLTAADVPGVNDAGMKHDEPLFPDEVMFHGHAVAWVLAETLEAGRLGAAAVEVELDEQPSVITLQEAIAANSFHGARPLMLTGDVEAGFDDSAHVFTGEFQFSDQEHFYLETHAALAHVDEGGQMFVQSSTQHPSETQEIVAHVLGLHSHEVTVQCLRMGGGFGGKEMQPHGFAAVAALGARLTGRPVRVRLNRTQDLTMSGKRHGFHATWKIGFDAEGRIQALDATLTADGGWSLDLSEPVVARALCHIDNTYWIPHARIAGRIAKTNKVSNTAFRGFGGPQGMLVIEDIMGRCAPLLGLDPMELRERNFYRQGQSTPYGQPVLHPERISTVWQQVRNDAGIADRKSEIAAFNAAHPNTKRALAITGIKFGISFNLTAFNQAGALVLIYKDGSVLINHGGTEMGQGLHTKMLQVAATTLGIPLHKVRLAPTRTDKVPNTSATAASSGADLNGAAVKNACEQLRWRLLQVAGTQLGANASDVRIVEGVARVLGNDKALAWDDLVRTAYFQRVQLSAAGFYRTEGLHWDAKTFQGSPFKYFSYGAAATEVEVDGFTGAYRIRRVDIVHDVGDSLSPMIDIGQVEGGFVQGAGWLTLEDLRWDAGDGPNRGRLLTQAASTYKLPSFSEMPEEFNVRLLENATEEGAVYGSKAVGEPPLMLAFSVREALRQAAGEFGPSGVSVELASPATPEAVYWAIEAARKGGVRRDGHAPDDSRAPAGASALSNA, from the coding sequence ATGAGCCAGTTGTCCGAGCGCCCCGAAATGCCCGTCGTCGGCGTTTCCATGCCCCACGAAAGCGCCAACCTGCACGTCACCGGTACCGCGCTCTACACCGACGACCTGGTCCACCGCACCAAGGACGTACTGCACGCCTACCCGGTCCAGGTCATGAAGGCCCACGGCAGGATCACCGCGCTGCGCACCGAGCCCGCGCTCGCCGTGCCCGGTGTGGTCCGCGTGCTGACCGCTGCCGACGTTCCCGGCGTCAACGATGCCGGTATGAAGCACGACGAGCCGCTGTTCCCCGATGAGGTCATGTTCCACGGCCACGCCGTCGCTTGGGTGCTCGCCGAGACCCTGGAGGCGGGCCGGCTCGGCGCCGCGGCCGTCGAGGTGGAACTCGACGAACAGCCCTCCGTGATCACGTTGCAGGAAGCGATCGCGGCGAACAGCTTTCACGGCGCCCGGCCCCTGATGCTGACCGGCGACGTCGAGGCCGGCTTCGACGACTCCGCCCACGTGTTCACCGGTGAGTTCCAGTTCTCCGATCAGGAACACTTCTACCTCGAGACCCACGCTGCGCTGGCCCACGTCGACGAGGGCGGGCAGATGTTCGTCCAGAGCAGCACCCAGCATCCCTCGGAGACGCAGGAGATCGTCGCGCACGTGCTCGGCCTGCACAGTCACGAGGTGACCGTGCAGTGCCTGCGGATGGGTGGCGGCTTCGGCGGCAAGGAGATGCAGCCGCACGGGTTCGCGGCCGTCGCCGCGCTCGGCGCCAGACTGACCGGTCGGCCGGTTCGGGTGCGGCTGAACCGGACCCAGGATCTGACCATGTCCGGCAAGCGCCACGGCTTCCACGCGACGTGGAAGATCGGCTTCGACGCCGAGGGCCGCATCCAGGCCCTGGACGCCACCTTGACCGCGGACGGCGGCTGGAGCCTGGACCTGTCCGAGCCCGTGGTGGCCCGCGCCCTGTGCCACATCGACAACACCTACTGGATTCCCCACGCGCGCATCGCCGGTCGCATCGCCAAGACCAACAAGGTCTCCAACACCGCCTTCCGCGGCTTCGGCGGACCGCAGGGCATGCTGGTGATCGAGGACATCATGGGCCGCTGCGCGCCGCTGCTCGGCCTGGATCCGATGGAGTTGCGCGAACGCAACTTCTACCGGCAGGGTCAATCGACGCCGTACGGACAGCCTGTCCTCCACCCCGAACGGATCTCCACCGTCTGGCAGCAGGTCCGGAACGACGCCGGCATCGCCGATCGCAAGAGCGAGATCGCGGCCTTCAACGCCGCGCACCCGAACACCAAGCGGGCGCTCGCGATCACCGGGATCAAGTTCGGCATCTCGTTCAACCTCACGGCCTTCAACCAGGCCGGCGCGCTGGTGCTGATCTACAAGGACGGCTCGGTCCTCATCAACCACGGCGGCACCGAGATGGGGCAGGGCCTGCACACCAAGATGCTGCAGGTGGCCGCGACCACGCTGGGCATTCCGCTGCACAAGGTGCGGCTGGCCCCGACTCGTACCGACAAGGTGCCCAACACCTCCGCAACCGCCGCCAGTTCCGGGGCGGACCTCAACGGCGCGGCGGTGAAGAACGCCTGCGAGCAGTTGCGCTGGCGGCTCCTGCAAGTGGCCGGAACCCAGCTGGGTGCGAACGCCTCGGACGTGCGCATCGTCGAGGGCGTCGCACGCGTCCTCGGCAACGACAAGGCACTGGCCTGGGACGACCTGGTGCGCACCGCGTACTTCCAGCGGGTCCAGTTGTCCGCGGCCGGTTTCTACCGGACCGAGGGCCTGCACTGGGACGCGAAGACGTTCCAGGGCTCGCCGTTCAAGTACTTCTCCTACGGCGCCGCCGCGACCGAGGTGGAGGTGGACGGGTTCACCGGCGCGTACCGGATCCGGCGGGTGGACATCGTGCACGACGTCGGCGACAGTCTCTCCCCGATGATCGACATCGGTCAGGTCGAGGGCGGTTTCGTTCAGGGCGCGGGCTGGCTCACGCTCGAGGACCTGCGGTGGGACGCCGGCGACGGGCCGAACCGCGGTCGGCTGCTGACCCAGGCCGCGAGCACGTACAAGCTGCCGAGCTTCTCGGAGATGCCCGAGGAGTTCAACGTCAGGCTGCTGGAGAACGCCACCGAGGAGGGTGCGGTGTACGGGTCCAAGGCGGTGGGTGAGCCTCCGCTGATGCTGGCCTTCTCGGTGCGAGAAGCGCTGCGGCAGGCGGCCGGGGAGTTCGGGCCCTCCGGAGTCAGCGTGGAGCTCGCCTCCCCCGCGACACCGGAGGCGGTGTACTGGGCGATCGAAGCAGCCCGCAAGGGGGGCGTGCGGCGCGACGGTCACGCCCCCGACGACAGCCGGGCCCCCGCCGGCGCAAGCGCTTTGAGCAATGCCTGA
- the xdhC gene encoding xanthine dehydrogenase accessory protein XdhC, whose translation MSWVAAVARLRARREPGVLVTIATVRGHAPRRAGAKLVVGRTETWGSIGGGNIEAVAIDRARELNGTAAPEPELMEFALNDKVTGRHGVQCCGGAVTVLLEPLPVVQAVAVFGVGHVGLELARILARHHLDLHLIDTRPDMLTDERLGVLADAVAQIHVHHTPLLPEEVLAELPPGTHVLIMTHDHAEDAALCDAALRTAGLGSIGLIGSSAKWARFRQRLATEGGHDAASIDRIKTPIGIGGITGKEPATIAVSVAADLLRSFEQDSRRAVPNPVAAVPYAPVAGGA comes from the coding sequence ATGAGCTGGGTCGCCGCGGTCGCGCGGTTGCGGGCACGCCGGGAACCCGGCGTGCTCGTGACCATCGCGACCGTGCGCGGCCACGCCCCCCGCCGGGCCGGCGCCAAACTCGTCGTGGGACGGACCGAGACCTGGGGTTCGATCGGCGGCGGCAACATCGAGGCCGTGGCCATCGATCGGGCGCGCGAGCTGAACGGCACGGCCGCTCCGGAGCCGGAGCTGATGGAATTCGCCCTCAACGACAAGGTCACCGGCCGGCACGGCGTACAGTGCTGCGGCGGAGCCGTCACCGTACTGCTCGAACCGCTGCCGGTGGTCCAAGCGGTGGCGGTCTTCGGCGTCGGGCACGTCGGACTGGAACTGGCACGCATCCTGGCCCGCCACCACCTCGACCTGCACCTGATCGACACGCGCCCCGACATGCTCACCGACGAACGTCTCGGCGTGCTCGCGGATGCGGTGGCGCAGATCCACGTGCACCACACCCCGCTGCTCCCGGAGGAGGTGCTCGCGGAGCTGCCACCCGGCACCCACGTCCTGATCATGACCCATGATCACGCCGAGGACGCCGCACTGTGCGACGCCGCCCTGCGCACCGCCGGTCTCGGCTCGATCGGGCTGATCGGCTCGTCCGCCAAATGGGCGCGGTTCCGGCAACGCCTGGCCACCGAGGGCGGCCACGATGCCGCCAGCATCGACCGGATCAAGACCCCGATCGGCATCGGCGGCATCACCGGCAAGGAACCCGCCACGATCGCGGTGAGCGTCGCGGCAGACCTGCTGCGGTCCTTCGAACAGGACAGCCGGCGGGCAGTGCCGAACCCCGTTGCCGCGGTGCCGTACGCTCCGGTCGCCGGCGGCGCGTGA
- a CDS encoding protein kinase: MPAGQEGQEGQENDGDLVGKVLGGRYRVTSVVGRGGMGVVARAVDELLAREVAVKVLRAYTDASESELAGLRTRMEREAQAAARIRHTGVVTVHDVTQEQGLPVIVMELVDGPSLDDVVAQRGALDPYEAAAIGAQLMDALDAAHRAGVLHRDVKPGNVLLERGGRVVLTDFGIATMDASDDAAMAKLTRSGQLVGSLDYLPPERAQGREPGPASDIWSLGMTLYAAVEGVSPFRRTSVWSTLAAIVAEPLPEPRRAGPLAPVLMALMAKDPASRPTADQARAMLERVAAGEAGAHPAQPGPAAGAHPAQPGPAAGAHTAQPGPAAGMPTPTAPSVVGPPVGFGPPPVVGGGTEGGVGAVSLLQPHVPAPQSGFPPPGQPPTATRDSEAADRARRRSRMAIAAAAVAVLAAGGVTYAVTRGGDAGGVRAVAPTPVSGGDSPAAGGQPGADTPGPSPSGSGPQAKPSAAASKKPNTAPPSPTAASPAPAQPSPVPTGCAGWTHKDPKPGTYGYISGDHHLLAAPYQNCPAGALVKDGTKLWYHCYAVNSYGNQWTYVRVDGTNTTGWLYNRDLTGQKGSSPAC, from the coding sequence GTGCCAGCGGGCCAAGAGGGTCAAGAGGGTCAAGAGAACGACGGGGACCTGGTCGGCAAGGTGCTCGGCGGGCGCTACCGGGTGACCTCCGTGGTCGGCCGCGGCGGCATGGGAGTGGTCGCGCGGGCCGTCGACGAACTGCTCGCCCGGGAGGTCGCCGTCAAGGTCTTGCGGGCCTACACCGACGCGAGCGAGTCCGAACTGGCGGGCCTGCGCACCCGGATGGAGCGCGAGGCGCAGGCGGCCGCCCGCATCCGGCACACCGGGGTGGTCACCGTGCACGACGTGACCCAAGAGCAGGGCCTGCCGGTCATCGTCATGGAACTCGTCGACGGACCCTCGCTCGACGACGTGGTGGCGCAGCGCGGCGCGCTCGATCCGTACGAGGCCGCCGCGATCGGCGCCCAGCTGATGGACGCGCTCGACGCCGCGCACCGGGCGGGCGTCCTGCACCGGGACGTGAAGCCGGGCAACGTGCTGCTGGAGCGGGGTGGCCGGGTCGTGCTCACCGACTTCGGCATCGCCACCATGGACGCCTCCGACGACGCGGCCATGGCGAAACTGACCCGCAGCGGTCAGCTGGTCGGCTCGCTCGACTACTTGCCGCCGGAGCGCGCGCAGGGCAGGGAACCCGGCCCGGCCTCGGACATCTGGTCCCTCGGGATGACCCTGTACGCGGCGGTGGAGGGCGTCTCGCCGTTCCGCCGCACCTCGGTGTGGTCCACGCTGGCCGCGATCGTCGCTGAACCGCTGCCCGAGCCACGGCGGGCAGGGCCGCTCGCCCCGGTGCTGATGGCGCTGATGGCGAAGGATCCGGCGAGCCGGCCCACCGCCGACCAGGCCCGCGCGATGCTGGAGCGGGTGGCGGCGGGCGAGGCCGGAGCACACCCCGCGCAGCCGGGCCCCGCAGCCGGAGCGCACCCCGCGCAGCCGGGCCCCGCCGCCGGAGCGCACACCGCGCAGCCGGGCCCCGCCGCCGGGATGCCGACCCCGACGGCGCCGTCCGTCGTGGGGCCGCCAGTCGGCTTCGGGCCGCCCCCGGTCGTTGGTGGCGGGACCGAGGGCGGCGTGGGCGCCGTATCGCTTCTGCAACCCCATGTCCCGGCTCCCCAGAGCGGATTCCCCCCGCCGGGCCAGCCGCCGACCGCCACACGGGACTCCGAGGCCGCGGACCGGGCGCGCCGCCGCAGCCGTATGGCGATAGCCGCGGCGGCCGTCGCAGTACTCGCCGCCGGCGGTGTCACCTATGCCGTGACCAGGGGCGGCGACGCCGGCGGCGTGCGGGCGGTGGCGCCGACGCCCGTGTCCGGTGGCGACTCCCCGGCGGCCGGCGGCCAGCCGGGCGCGGACACCCCGGGGCCTTCTCCCTCCGGCTCCGGTCCCCAGGCCAAGCCGTCCGCCGCCGCCTCGAAGAAGCCGAACACGGCACCACCCTCCCCGACGGCGGCCTCGCCCGCCCCGGCCCAGCCGAGCCCCGTACCGACGGGCTGCGCCGGCTGGACCCACAAGGACCCGAAGCCGGGCACCTACGGCTACATTTCCGGCGACCACCACCTGCTGGCCGCGCCGTACCAGAACTGCCCCGCCGGCGCGCTGGTCAAGGACGGCACGAAGCTCTGGTACCACTGCTACGCCGTCAACTCGTACGGCAACCAATGGACGTACGTGCGCGTGGACGGCACGAACACCACCGGGTGGCTGTACAACCGCGACCTCACCGGCCAGAAGGGCTCCTCCCCCGCGTGTTAG
- a CDS encoding enoyl-[acyl-carrier-protein] reductase FabV produces the protein MSPRQIEPKQRGFLIVNSHPEGAAQTVRRTWEAIPSRADGRRPVALILGHSAGYGLATLLAGLRRHGIRGIGVAYEAADNGRRTATAGWYRTAAAAQLAAEGGHDIRFVNTDAFATDAKTQVMDLLEQHYGPVDHLIYSLAAPRRTDPATGTVHHSVIKPLGAAYEAPALDFSGTDPKVTRARIEPGTESETRATVAVMGGDDWALWVRALAARRLLADKFTTAALTYVGSEVTAPVYREGTIGAAKEHLEQTALDLNSSAALKEQDGRAFTVVAGAAVTQASSAIPSIALYTAFLRTVLGAQGFRTTAEQAVDLWDQLEGRTPLLLDAAGRIRLDGWELDDQVQGRVRELWADPERGLEAARAGADWFMSQVRELYGWGLEGVAYGQPVETEVAWPAPR, from the coding sequence GTGAGCCCTCGTCAGATCGAGCCCAAGCAGCGCGGATTCCTCATCGTCAACTCCCACCCCGAGGGAGCCGCGCAGACCGTGCGCCGGACATGGGAGGCGATCCCTTCCCGCGCCGACGGCCGAAGGCCCGTCGCCCTCATCCTGGGACACTCCGCCGGCTACGGGCTCGCCACCCTCCTGGCCGGACTGCGCCGGCACGGCATCCGCGGCATCGGCGTCGCCTACGAGGCCGCCGACAACGGGCGCCGCACCGCGACGGCAGGCTGGTACCGCACTGCGGCGGCTGCCCAACTCGCTGCTGAGGGCGGCCACGACATCCGCTTCGTGAACACCGACGCCTTCGCCACGGACGCCAAGACGCAGGTCATGGACCTGCTGGAGCAGCACTACGGACCCGTCGACCACCTCATCTACAGCCTCGCCGCACCCCGCCGTACCGACCCCGCCACGGGCACGGTCCACCACTCGGTGATCAAACCCCTCGGCGCCGCCTACGAGGCACCCGCACTCGACTTCTCCGGCACCGACCCGAAGGTCACCCGAGCCCGGATCGAACCCGGAACCGAGAGCGAGACGCGAGCGACGGTCGCGGTGATGGGCGGCGACGACTGGGCCCTTTGGGTGCGCGCCCTGGCCGCTCGCCGGCTCCTCGCCGACAAGTTCACCACCGCAGCCCTCACCTACGTCGGCTCGGAGGTGACCGCACCCGTCTACCGAGAGGGCACCATCGGTGCCGCCAAGGAACACCTGGAGCAGACCGCCCTCGACCTGAACAGCTCGGCCGCACTCAAGGAGCAGGACGGCCGCGCCTTCACGGTCGTGGCCGGCGCCGCCGTCACCCAGGCATCCAGCGCGATCCCCTCCATCGCCCTCTACACCGCCTTCCTCCGCACCGTTCTCGGCGCGCAGGGCTTCCGTACGACGGCCGAGCAGGCCGTGGACCTGTGGGACCAGCTGGAGGGCCGCACCCCGCTGCTCCTCGATGCGGCGGGGCGGATCCGGCTGGACGGCTGGGAACTCGACGACCAGGTCCAAGGCCGCGTCCGGGAACTGTGGGCGGATCCCGAGCGCGGCCTCGAAGCAGCCCGGGCCGGCGCGGACTGGTTCATGAGCCAGGTCCGGGAACTCTACGGCTGGGGCCTCGAAGGCGTGGCATACGGCCAGCCGGTCGAGACCGAGGTTGCCTGGCCCGCACCTCGGTAG
- a CDS encoding NAD(P)-binding domain-containing protein: protein MAAGRSTRSTTEHPIAANEVIVLSLTDYEAVYAVLDGVDRAVLAVLVLVNLSSDTPRRAQEAADWARERGTVQLTGGVLVPPSGIARAGSSAFYSGPREVFEAHRPTLEVLTAADHRGEDPGPAALFHQLNMVMFWAALSSYWQTVALADAHGIKAADLLPTAVGALDMEQFLEFYAPRIDAGDHSGDVDRLAMGLAGAEHVLHTVLDAGVDGALPAAVVDLFRRGVEAGRGGDSSSSLVEVLKRPAV from the coding sequence GTGGCGGCGGGGAGGTCGACCCGTTCCACCACCGAGCACCCCATCGCCGCCAACGAGGTCATCGTGCTCAGCCTCACCGACTACGAGGCGGTGTACGCCGTACTGGACGGGGTCGACCGCGCCGTCCTGGCCGTCCTGGTCCTGGTCAACCTCAGCTCCGACACCCCGCGCCGCGCGCAGGAGGCCGCCGACTGGGCGCGGGAGCGCGGCACCGTCCAGCTCACCGGCGGAGTGCTCGTGCCGCCCTCCGGAATCGCCCGCGCCGGCTCCTCCGCCTTCTACAGCGGCCCCCGCGAGGTCTTCGAGGCCCACCGCCCCACCCTCGAAGTGCTCACCGCCGCCGACCACCGCGGCGAGGACCCCGGTCCCGCCGCGCTCTTCCACCAGCTCAACATGGTCATGTTCTGGGCCGCCCTGAGCTCCTACTGGCAGACCGTCGCCCTGGCCGACGCGCACGGCATCAAGGCTGCCGACCTCCTCCCGACCGCCGTCGGCGCCCTGGACATGGAGCAGTTCCTGGAGTTCTACGCACCCCGCATCGACGCGGGCGACCACTCCGGGGATGTCGACCGGCTCGCGATGGGGCTCGCCGGCGCTGAACACGTCCTGCACACCGTCCTCGACGCCGGCGTCGACGGAGCGCTTCCCGCCGCCGTCGTCGACCTCTTCCGCCGTGGTGTCGAGGCCGGGCGCGGCGGCGACAGCAGCTCCAGCCTCGTGGAGGTGCTCAAGCGGCCCGCCGTCTGA
- a CDS encoding DUF5133 domain-containing protein — MAATPCTARDARRILEVAADLARTTPDALAAAMVAGTLGTPVPVHVERAVRRAMDAGRSPVPSAGRGSVLTPARARTEEVLTRLRGCRARLAAAPQDPAALRAMDDAGYTLCVLMGRATVHEAVLAAEARLLSSAP, encoded by the coding sequence ATGGCCGCGACGCCGTGCACGGCCCGTGACGCGCGGCGGATCCTCGAGGTAGCCGCCGACCTCGCCCGCACCACTCCCGACGCACTCGCGGCCGCCATGGTGGCCGGGACCCTCGGCACCCCCGTTCCCGTGCACGTCGAGCGGGCGGTGCGCCGCGCGATGGACGCGGGACGCAGCCCCGTGCCGAGCGCCGGGCGGGGGAGCGTGCTCACTCCGGCCCGGGCCAGGACCGAGGAGGTCCTGACGCGGCTGCGCGGATGCCGCGCCCGCCTCGCGGCCGCGCCCCAAGACCCCGCGGCCCTGCGGGCCATGGACGACGCCGGCTACACCCTGTGCGTCCTCATGGGCAGAGCCACCGTGCACGAGGCCGTCCTGGCAGCGGAGGCGCGCCTGTTGTCGTCGGCACCGTAG